A region of Cheilinus undulatus linkage group 10, ASM1832078v1, whole genome shotgun sequence DNA encodes the following proteins:
- the neurog1 gene encoding neurogenin-1, producing MESVFSDIDSNSCDFFPHTDDEESRSSSLSPQPEHVQKKRRRGRRSDATVQVVKKNRRMKANDRERNRMHNLNDALDALRRVLPAFPDETKLTKIETLRFAHNYIWALSETIRIADLTTNPNANPPLCDPPLSPPSSWSSSGSSSSSSPSYCASSPGSPSNGEDYGYLQHDAIFSFRSFVPGIY from the coding sequence ATGGAGTCCGTTTTCTCTGACATCGACAGCAACAGCTGCGACTTCTTCCCTCACACCGATGACGAGGAGTCCCGAAGCTCCTCCCTCTCGCCGCAGCCGGAGCACGTGCAGAAGAAGCGTCGCCGCGGCCGCCGCAGTGATGCCACGGTGCAGGTGGTGAAGAAGAACCGCCGCATGAAGGCCAATGACCGCGAGCGGAACCGCATGCACAACCTGAACGACGCGCTGGACGCGCTGCGCCGCGTGCTGCCGGCGTTCCCCGACGAGACCAAACTGACCAAGATCGAGACGCTGCGCTTCGCCCACAACTACATCTGGGCGCTGTCCGAGACCATCCGCATCGCCGACCTGACCACCAACCCCAACGCCAACCCCCCACTGTGCGACCCCCCGCTGAGCCCCCCCAGCTCCTGGAGCTCCAGTGgctcctcgtcctcctcctcgCCGTCGTACTGCGCCTCCAGCCCGGGGAGCCCGTCCAATGGCGAGGACTACGGCTACCTGCAGCACGACGCCATCTTCAGCTTCCGCAGCTTCGTCCCCGGCATCTACTGA